DNA from Elaeis guineensis isolate ETL-2024a chromosome 2, EG11, whole genome shotgun sequence:
tcttcttcttcctacatcccccagatgccatcaccgggtaccagttggccacatgagtatgatacttttttttcaggtctatccgtgtatccagatgagagagttgaacgggtttctcagtccgtagatgatccgacagcatcagttattcctgagcagcatgatcagcagatctcctccactgatataggagaggagccatcacagcaggagcagccggcgaggaccttcctgagaaggtccaagcgaccacgggcgccgcgacgtccttgtgggacttagtctttgttgtatttgtatttagtatttttatatttttgttgtactatttttttttgtacgtttgacatttttattctattgaataatattaaatgttgattttattttatattatttaattttaaatgattggatattatgattggtgcatatggatacacatactcgaacgtgtctcagaacattaggagagaaaacgttatgctgaaaggactataaaaattataacgtaaataataatatatcaaatgttgctctttgaattgaactttagaaaaaataaatatttttttaagtaaaggaaaggaatacataatagaatattaaaaagataaaaatgaaagaaaactgaaattataatttcaaatgataaaatttttaaaataaattttaaaaaaaatatcataaaaaaaataataaaataataataaaataagaattataattataaattttaaaaaaatttaattttaatttaaattaaaaattatcatttaaattattatttttattatttaattaaatttatttattaaaagattacaaatagataagtaaagaaattaaaaaaaataaaaaaaaaaaagagaaaacaccattctctcccctccccaaacccctttttcccctccttcttccttctcccttctccttctcccttctcccttctcgatcttctccttcttcctttacaaatttaagtaaagaaaaagaatacgtaatatatcataaaaatgaaaaaaaactaaaattatatttttaaattaaaaaaattataaattaaattaaaaaaatatatcataaaaaaagtaaataaaagagaaaaaatggtaataaaatagaaattataatttaaaataaaaaattaactttaatttaaattaaaaattatcattcaaattactatcctcattaaaaaatttaataaattaaaaaaaaataattaaataaattatgaaaaaattttaaaaaaatttataaaaaaaaaaaagaataaaaaaacgcCGAAGGGAACgacgttttctcctttcccccttcttctctccttctccctcttctcctttctccctcttctcccttctccggcgtctctccgacagcacggcggttagctgcctcctctctctccctcttcctctctctccctctttttaaaaaatttaaaaaataaaaattaccagaaagaaagtcaaggggtcgactcacagagtgtggcagccaaaaattttacgtgccgttaaactcttttagccatgagtcgattcatggggtcgactaaaaaatataaatctatttttcttacaaaatacgcttccaaaaatattgaaattgcctctaatagattacacatcttttgttcttgcttttgagacttcagaatcgtatctgataaaattatgattttttttcttcattttttaactttttaatgtatttattttttgatcaaaatttaattcaaattaaaattttttaagtcacatttataaaatacccgaaaaaacaaattgtaattaatttaattacattttattcttttatgaaatatttttttttataatttttataatttttatttttatttttaattttcttccacttttatctttttgacattctattacgtaatttttttctttatttaaaatattttttagatattaatatttaaattaatttagttatttaaaatattatttttaattttaattataattttaattcttatttcttaaaattaaaaattataaactttattcttcaattacaattagaatttctatttttttaattctttatctttttatgaaatttttttaggcaatttttatattttatttagaaatttttttaattaaattaattttaatttgagaaaataattttaaaaaatatttttatttcaattaatctttaaaattttattttttaaaaaatttaaatttataattcttattttttatgattttttaaaaattttaactttttaactttttaacttttcatcattttttaacttattaatgtatttctttttttatcaaaatttaattcaaatttaatttaattttattcttttatgatatattttttctaatctaatttataatttttataattttaaattttaattttagttttcttccatttttatctttttgatattctattacgtattttttttcttttatttaaaatatttctgaaaaatttatatttcaattaatttagttatttaaaaagtaatttttaatttcaattaaaattataattcttatttcttaaaattaaaaattataaactttgttcttcaattacaattataatttctattttttttcaattctttatgtttttataaaaattttttagcctattttttaattttttttgaatccttttaaaataaattaattttaatttgacaaagtaatttgaaataatatttttatttcaattaatctctaaaattttatttcttttaaattttaaattataattcttttttttattatttaattttttttaaaaaaaaattttaggacaagtatttcgaacgatgtttttcaattaaattttaaatttttatttctttcaaatttctttctctttttttttattttctatgataatttttttttatttcttaagatttttttgacatcttttaaaaaatattttaaataaaaaatctaaattaatttttttaatgaattacaaattcaaatctttatattttaaatttcaatcaaaattataattttaatttatttattaatttcaaattttaaaaaaccaattttttcattatttcatgattttttttcttttttttttttgtggaaaaatttgaaaacgccattttggatggcgtttttaaaaacgccattcaaaatggtatttttaaagacgccattccaaatggcgttttttttttttttttttttgggacgatgccatcgtgaaaaaggggggtgacgtggaaggggaaaaaatgccattcaaaatggtatttttttcttttgcattagtttagtaaattagtttgattttgatatattttggtatttaaatttttttttttatattattctggaAAAGGGCTCGTTATAGCAAGTATCAGTAAATTAGATTTTAACAGAAGCAATTAATAACCGGCGGGGTGCCCAGTGCACGGGTCCAAAACAGCTTACAAGTTGCGATTGCACCGAATGTTAAACCGAAGTCTGGCAGTCCAATGCTTTGGgcttcatttctttttttcttttaggtAAATTTGGGTTTCATTTCTTTGATTCCAAGCAAGGTTACGCTCGGGTACAAGtttgtgcctttttttttttttcctgttcctATTTAGAGCAGGAAATTTGTAATGGCCATGCATTGGGGCGACATAATATCCGAAGCTGTTTCATATCACAAGCGGCAGGGAATTTTTGTCCGGGATTAGCGGAAGACATTGATGGTGTATTCGCTATATTGGACGCAGGCTATGAGCGGCGCTCTGCTCTATGTGCGGGCATGCTTGGGTTATGGGCGGAGCGGTGTGTGGTCCTTCCAATAAGCCTTGCGCAATCGTCCTGTAAGCCGCCTCCGTTAGGTGCATTCCGTCCCAGCAAACATATGTTGATGGATCATTGCAAACCGTGGCCGCTCGACCTCCGCAGGGTACAGAGATATTATAGGGACCGCCACCTCCGCAGCATGCCGCCAGAGGTGCCTTTTTAAATCCTACAACCACACCCACCATCCATTGAAAAGATAATAAAAGTTAGTTCTGAATTTTAATAAAAAACGGCTAGATTTTAATTGATGTTTAGGTTCTTTAGGTTGAATGGGGCTATACCAACAGAAATTATCTTCAGATTTAACATGATGATTTTGCTAGACGGCATATTATTATCTCCTATGATTAGATTATAAATTCAGTTTTGTGTAATAAACCTCCTTCAAGATGGAAAAAAAGGGAAAACTAATCTTCAAATTTAGCATAAATAAATTATCACTAAGCCATGGCTAGCCAAGTGGGTAGGGTAATTATTAACTATATGTGCcatcaaatctctaaaaattgATCAGCATTGTAGGTCATATATGCTGAAAAGGGAGACTAGTTGCTGACATATTGGAATCAAGGTGTCTAAATTTAGCGTGCATTGGTTTGCGACCAGAATTATGATTGGTCATGTTCttcgatatttttgattcataatcacaatccgaatcagatttgaatactAGATAAGAATAGGGATTAGATTCTAAGGGATTAGAATATTTCCATATATACCTCTTGGAATCGGAATAGAGATAAGGTTCTTCTTAATCAAATAGTTGGTCActcattctcaatcaaattataaTGCCCAACTCCCTTCAACTAAATATATCTTTAATGATTAGTGCTTCTAGCCTAGGCACAGTCTCATGTTCACATGCATTGAAGGGAAGCATATGGCAAACAACATTGCTTTATTTCTGTTATGATTGTTTAGTCCGATAAAACTATCATGATCATGTGATACAAGTTTGGATGAGTAACCTGGCCGTGGTTAATAGCCAGCAAGGTCATGACTAATTAAAGCCAGCAGAATTGGACCGATAAAGGCTTGAAGGCGGCGTACCATATGAGCCGTGAAGCATTCAATTGTACTTAAACGATGTGACATTTTTTTCACACGctgaaagagaaattttttatgcaccgtAGGATAACATAAAAAATTCAATATAAAGTACATCATTTTATTCATTGATCCATATAGTCATTatttttcaatacgtatttaatatctacagttttattttttcatttcaaaatttgaataataaaaatatctctattttttaaaaaaaaattatgatatcttatatccatattatgacattctgtctACAGAAAATCATAGATATCATTATTTGACGCAggatattataatgaatcataatttttttaaaaaaataaaaatattttcaccattcaaaatttcaaacaaaaaaatagaattgtagacattaaatgcatgttggaaagtgattgaaaaaaaatatccttcatattttatgacatcctggatcatattataacatcctgcgtGATTTgacgcaagatgtcataatatgtcagGATGTCATCATTTTTTTagctatattatgacatcatataCGTAGATAGTCATAACTTAATGCAGGATGTAATAATATgtaataagatgtcataatttttttcaaaataaaaaaatattttcgttattcaaaattttaaatgaaaaatagaattaaaaaaattaaatatattttgaaaaatgatAGCTATATAGATCAATCAAATAAGATGATGAATTCAATGTCAAATTTTCTATGTTGcccatggtgcacaaaaaattttttcacaCTGAAATACCATGGTGACTTGTCGTTGGACCATCGGTCCATTTGGGAACGCGCAGGCTCAGCTCGTTCCAAACCATCTGAAGACAGCCCAAGTGCCGTTAAGTTGCCGTTGGAGCTAAACATTCTTTTTGAGGGTAATCCAGGAAGTGAGACACTTCCGCCAATTTTATTAACTAAATTAATTAAGAATATTTACAGGAAAAGAATTTTCTTAGAGCTAAGCTTTATTCGAACTAGGTTCGGTAATTAAGCTAATCGTTCCTATCAAAAAGAAATCAACCTAGTCACATCtaaaatcattgaaaaaaaatatttatgaccgactgagaagaaaaagagtatGATTATGAAAATTTAATAGGTGAAAAGAAAGCTCACCAAACTGTGTTGGAGAACGGAAGATGTTGAGCAAGGCTTTGTAATAATCAGCATAGATGATGGTGACATGGGGGTGAAGTTGCTGAAGGTGATCCAGCTCATCTACGAGTAGTCGATTGTGGTACTCGGCGAACTCATTCAGCCACTTGATACAACCCGTTTGCGAGTCGTAGTCTTCTTTCCTTCGGCTTTGGAAAGCTTGAAGATACCAGGAGACGCATCCGATTGGGAAATTACCAGGTACAACCAGTGTCTTTGCCCCAAGTTGGATCAAAGCCTAACAAAATTGAGAGATTAACAAAGCTTAGGTGGCACAATTGCCTAGAACAATTGATTAGTGGAATAAATAAAAATCTGAGATAAATGAGCTCACATTGATAGCTGAGCTAATGGCAGAGATGATGCTGGGAACAAAGGTCCGTATCTCATCCACGGTTTTTCCTTGGAAGAATGGATGATTGTAGTCGTTGCCTCCTATTTCCCCCATGAGGAAAAGCGAGCTGCTTAAAATGCCTTTGCAGTCTACCATTGTGAACATAACATGAGTAAAGGGATATCCTTcacaaaaatcaaattaaaaaataaatagataaatttttgagtaaATTGTTAAAATCTTCTTGAGATTAGAAGTAAATTATACTTACACATATAGTTTGAAAAATCTATATTCATCCTTCTGAGATTTATTTCTATCTAATATTTTAATCCATAACATCTTTTAACGTCAAATGAAATTCAAATGCAAATGTTTGTAATTTACTCAATCTTTATTTTCGCCAATCTGAACCAGCAAAGGGGTAGGTAGCATGTACGGCATGCAGGGTAAAAGGTCCATATTACCTTTTTGGAGAAAAGGGGAACGGATACGAATCTACAAAGTTCATttgatagaataaaagattacAAAACATGGAAATTGTGTTAGGTTTTGTCAgtgtaaacgacaacttaatagTATTTGTTCCCCCATTTTTTCTTTTGGTGCAAATCTTTATtcccctttgtttttttttttttttttggtaaaagtttATTCCCCTTTGTTTGGTGGGGAACAGCAACATGTAAAACAGATTCCAATCAAATGATGCGACGTCATTTTAAAAAGACTTAAACAGTATTGAAATTGTGGCTGGGTAGGTGGGTCCGATGACCTGCTCCTAACAAGAGCTTCGTCAACGATCTAACTCGTcctgagagagagagaagaggaggacAGAAGACGAAATGGAGAGAAGAATTCCGGCTTACCCGAACCCGAGGAGCAGAGGGAAGGCAGCAGTTGCTTGAACCACTCGATTTGAGTGCCCAATGAGTACTCGGTCCAACTAATATCGAGTCCCTTCTCCCTAAAGAAGTCGTTGTCGAGTGCCGT
Protein-coding regions in this window:
- the LOC105038503 gene encoding GDSL esterase/lipase At1g28650 isoform X2, with translation MASPNFDLVIQLLLFLAFHFLQSIQPATTSCYTSIISFGDSLADTGNFLYSSNNSPGAIARLPYGETYFHRPTGRFSDGRLIIDFIAQDIGIPLVPPYLEGPGDHGFRQGVNFAVAGATALDNDFFREKGLDISWTEYSLGTQIEWFKQLLPSLCSSGSDCKGILSSSLFLMGEIGGNDYNHPFFQGKTVDEIRTFVPSIISAISSAINALIQLGAKTLVVPGNFPIGCVSWYLQAFQSRRKEDYDSQTGCIKWLNEFAEYHNRLLVDELDHLQQLHPHVTIIYADYYKALLNIFRSPTQFGFKKAPLAACCGGGGPYNISVPCGGRAATVCNDPSTYVCWDGMHLTEAAYRTIAQGLLEGPHTAPPITQACPHIEQSAAHSLRPI
- the LOC105038503 gene encoding GDSL esterase/lipase At1g28650 isoform X1, which translates into the protein MASPNFDLVIQLLLFLAFHFLQSIQPATTSCYTSIISFGDSLADTGNFLYSSNNSPGAIARLPYGETYFHRPTGRFSDGRLIIDFIAQDIGIPLVPPYLEGPGDHGFRQGVNFAVAGATALDNDFFREKGLDISWTEYSLGTQIEWFKQLLPSLCSSGSGYPFTHVMFTMVDCKGILSSSLFLMGEIGGNDYNHPFFQGKTVDEIRTFVPSIISAISSAINALIQLGAKTLVVPGNFPIGCVSWYLQAFQSRRKEDYDSQTGCIKWLNEFAEYHNRLLVDELDHLQQLHPHVTIIYADYYKALLNIFRSPTQFGFKKAPLAACCGGGGPYNISVPCGGRAATVCNDPSTYVCWDGMHLTEAAYRTIAQGLLEGPHTAPPITQACPHIEQSAAHSLRPI